DNA from Mycobacterium sp. SMC-8:
GCCGCTGGACAACTCCCACATGATCGGCAGCTCGTCGCGCTGCATCGCCTCCGCGAGTGCGACGACCTCCAAGCTGGCGGTCACCATGTAGTCGGACGTGCCCGAGTCGGTGGCGATCCGCCACACCTCGGCGCGCAGCTCGTCGGCGGCGACGCCCTCGGCGAGGACGGCGGCGAGCAGGGTCACCCCGGCGATGACGAGCCAGCCAGGATCACAACGGCTTTCGGCGATGACTGCGCAGCACTGCAACGGGTCGCCCTCGGCGGCGTGCTGCGCGGCGGTGTTGGCGTCGGCCCACGCCTGCGCTGGCGGTGTCGTGGTCCACGTTGGTGCGGTCATCGGGTCTCCTCGGTGTCCATCGTGCCGACCAACCGCGACACCTGTTGTCGCTCATCTGCGCACGGGACTTCTCGCGGTTTGCGGTGAAATCGGTTGGTGGGCAGTAGCTCCCGCAACCGAAGGCAGGCGTTGATCCGGCTCATTCGGGCGCAGCCAGGACAACCCAGAGCGTTGGTGACGATCTCGACTGTCATCCGAGGTTCACCTCACTTTCTCGCCATGCACGAACCGCTTTCGTGGCCCGTTGCTTGCTCCACCGCAGCCGTTCCCGCGCTTCCTCCACGGTTTCTGGCGGCGGCTCCAAAGCGGCCACAGCCTGCACGTCCTGCTGCGGCGCGGCCTCGTCGGTGTTGCGTTCACCCTTGGCAGGGGCGGGTTGCGTCCAGCAGAGTGGTGTACGAGTCGGACCTGATCAGCGGTACCGGCGTGTCGTTGCCGAATGATTGAAGGTCATCGCGTGATTCTTCGAGAGACCCGTCAAAGTCACTCGAGCAAAGGAATCGACGCGATGACCACTGCCCACAATATCGACCTGCCCACCGTGCTTGCCGAACGACTCACCACAGCGCACCCTGACGTGCTGCGTGAGCTGCTGGCCACGTTTATCCACACCCTGATGGGTGCAGAGGCCGACGCCCTGTGCGGCGCCGGCTACGGCGAGCGCAGCACCGAGCGCACCAATTCCCGCAACGGCTACCGGCACCGCCAATTCGACACCCGCGCGGGAACATTGAATCTCGCAATCCCGAAGCTGCGGCAGGGCTCGTACTTCCCGGACTGGCTGCTGGAACGCCGCAAACGCGCCGAGCGGGCGCTGACCACGGTGGTGGCGACCTGCTACCTGCTCGGGGTTTCGACGCGGCGGATGGACAAGCTCGTCGAAACGCTCGGCATCACGTCGTTGTCGAAGTCGCAGGTGTCGGTGATGGCCAAGGAACTCGACGTCGCCGTGGAAGCGTTTCGCACCCGACCGCTGGACGCCGGCCCGTACACGTTCGTCGCCGCCGACGCCCTGGTCCTCAAGGTCCGCGAGCAGGGCCGGGTGGTCAACGTGCACGCCCTGATCGCCGTCGGGGTCAACGCCGAGGGCTACCGTGAAATCCTCGGCATCGACGTCACCACCGCCGAGGACGGCGCGGGCTGGCTGACGTTCTGGCGGTCGCTGACCGCCCGCGGGCTGTCTGGGGTGAAGCTGGTTACCAGTGACGCCCACGCCGGGCTGGTGGCCGCGATCGGAGCCACTCTGCCCGGTGCGGCCTGGCAGCGCTGCCGCACGCACTACACGACGAATCTGATGAGCGTCACACCGAAGGCGTCCTGGCCCTGGGTACGCACGCTGCTGCATTCGGTGTTCGATCAACCTGACGCGGAATCCGTTGCTGCACAATATGACCGGACCATCGACGCGCTCGCCGACAAACTGCCCAAGGTCGCTGATCACTTGGAGGCAGCCCGGCCAGACCTACTCGCGTTCACCGCGTTCCCCAAGCAGATCTGGCGCCAGATCTGGAGCAACAATCCCCGATCGGTTAACCGGCCCTCCCACGACACGACTGTGGATGCGGCGTGAGGTTCGAGGCCGCGGGTCATGTGTGGCGCATGCTGGCGGGGCCGAGAGGGGTAGGCGATGACTGTTCGGGTGCGCACCAGCAGTGACGGCTATGTGATCGATGGCCCGTGGGAGGGGTGCGCAGCGGCAAACGCATTCCTGGTGCATCTGGCCGGACGCGGGTTCAGTGCGGCGACGGTGCGGGCGTATGCGTTCGATGTGCTCAATCTGGCTCGGTTCCTGCTGGACCGTGATCTCGCGGTGGCGGCGGTGACGCCGGTGGAGGTGTTCGAGTGGATCGACTGGCAGGATGTGCGCCGTGACCACCGGCGCAGCCCGGCGAGAAGGAATGGCGGGAGCGCGGCGGCATCGACGGTCAACCGGCGGGTCTCGGCGGTGCGGGCGTTCTTCGAGTACCTGGTGATGACCGGGACGCGCTCCGAGAACCCGGTGCCCTCACCGCGGCGCGGGCAGGGGCTGAGACCGGTGGCGCGGGGACTGCTCGGGCATCTGGGCCCGGGTCGGCCTCGGGCCGGAGGCCGGCTGGTGCGGCAACCGCGGTTACTGCCCGAGTCTCTCGATGCCAATGCAGTCGAGCGGTTCGTGGCGTCGTTGCGAACCCACCGGGATCGGGCGATGGTGTGGGCGATGCTCTTTGGGGGCCTGCGCAGCGCCGAGGTGCGGTCCTTGCGGTTGGCCGACATCGACTTCGGTCGACGGCGGGTGCGGGTGCTTGGTAAAGGCTCGAAGGAGCGGGTGGTACCGGTCGATGCAGCATTCTTCACCGAACTGTCGGCCTATCTGCGCCTCGAACGCCCACCAGGGTTGACGACCGAGGAGTGTTTCGTGGTGCTGCGCGGACCCTCCGCGGGGGCCCCGGTCACCGAGGCCGGACTGCGGTCACTGTTTCGGCGGCACCGAGACCTGTCTGGTGCGACGAGGGTACGTCCACACCGGCTGCGCCATACCTACGGCACCGAACTCGCCTCTGCTGGAATCGATCTGATGGCGCTGCGGGAGTTGATGGGCCACGTGTCCCCGGAAACCACCGCCGGATATGTGCACCTGTCGGTCGAGCAACTCGCCGCCGAATACGGTGCGGCTCGCGCCAGCCTTGCCGGGACACGACGATGACCACCCAGACGCTCGCATCGATGGACCTGCTGGCTGACCCGGATGCGGTGCTGGACGACTATCTCGAACACGTTGCCAGCCTTGGTCTCAGTAGCAGGTCGGTGCGTGGCCGCACCCGCGGCGCGAGCACCTTCCTGACCGAGCACCCGGATCTGCGGGACTGGATGACCAGACCGGCGGTCGAGCGGTTGGCCGATCTGCGCAACAACGGGGCCTGGCCACTGCTGTGTCATGTCATTGGCCGGGGCGAGTTGCGCCTCGACCTCGAACTCGCGGCCGTCAAGAACCTCACTGGTCTGGGACGAGCCGTCGAGGACCGTGACCCGGGCGGATTCGCCGCCGTGCGCACCGCCGGGCTGGCCTTGGGCTGGACACCACAGTGGATCGAGACGGTCTTGGGTGAATGTCTGGCGGTGCTGCTCGCCTGGCACGGCGGACTCGTCGACGATGTCGACAACGGCACGGTCGACAAGTTCGACACCGCGCTGGCTGCCACACAATCGATTCCGGCATCGTCGAGGCGCGCCTACCGCAACCGGATAGCCGGGTTGCGGCAGATGCTTTTTCAGGCTCGCATCGTCGATACACCACCACGGCGGCGGCGTTGGGCCCGCAGCTACACCCAACGCTTCGCCGACGTGGCGATGACTGACCTGATCCGGGAGACGCTGCTGCGTTATGTCACCGTCCGGGCATCGGTGCTGCGTCCGAAATCCGTCGAATCGTTGATCAACGATTTGCTGCCGTTCGCGGACTATCTCACCACCACTCATCCCGAGCTCACCTCGTTCGGGGATCTGGATCGCAGTCACATCGAGGGTTTCCTGGTCTGGAATCGCGCCCGCACCTGGCGTGGACAACGCGCCGCCGCCGGCGCCGGACGCACCATCTCCAAGGCCGTGATCCAATCGACGGTACTGAGCGTGCGCAACCTACTCGACGACATCACCGAATGGGGCTGGGAGCAGGCACCGCCGCGTCGTCTGGTCTTCGCCGTCGATATCCCGAAACTCGATCAACCCCTGCCGCAGGCCCTACCACCTGATATCGACGCCGCGGTGATGAACGCGGTTGCCCAGCTGGAGGATACGTTCGCCCGCGTCGGGCTGACAGTGCTTCGCGGGGCAGGGCTGCGGATCGGGGAGCTGCTCGACCTCGAACTCGGCAGCGTCGTCGACTACGGACCCGCCGGCACCTGGTTGAAAGTTCCGTTGGGCAAGCTCGCCACCGAACGCATGGTTCCGCTCTCGGCCAACACCATTGCCGCATTGGACCAGTGGACCAGCAGACGTGGTGTTTGCCGCCCACTGCCGCATCCCCGTACCGGAGCGCCTACCGATTTCCTGTTCGTTGCGCACGGCCGCCGTCTCGGACAGACGCGGTTACGCAATGGCCTGCTCGCCGCCATCGAGTCCTGCGGGCTGCGCGGGACCGGCGGCGCACCGCTGGTGGTAACCCCGCATCAGCTACGCCACACATGGGCCACCGAGCTCGCGAACGCAGGCATGAGCCTGCAGGCCTTGATGGCACTGCTCGGACATGTCACCCCGCAGATGACTTTGCGTTACGCCACCTTGGCCTCACCGACGCTGCGCGATGCCTATGACCAGGCCATGGGAAAGATGCGACGACAGTTCACTCTCACTCCGGTCGGCAAACCCATCGTCCCCGATGCGGTCAGCTGGCTCGGTAGTGAGATGCTCAAAACACGTGTCGCCCACGGCTACTGCGCCCGCCACCACAGTGCCGGCGCCTGCCCCTATGCCAACATCTGCGAAACCTGCGACAACTTCGTCACCGGCCCCGAGTTCCGAGGCGCACTCGAAGCGCAACGCACCGACATCCAGACTCTCGAAGCAGATGCCCGCGCCCGTGGCTGGCTCGACGAAGCCGCCCGTCACCACCGTGTCGCCGAGGCGTTGACCGACCACCTGCACCGCCTCGACCGCTGACCAATCGACCACCGAGAGTTGATCCGACCCCGAGGGCCGGTTAAAGGAACGGCTCAACAAAGAGATCCGCCGCCGCACCGACGTCGTGGGCATCTTCCCCGACCGCAACGCCCTGATCCGCCTCGTCGGCGCCGTGCTGGCCGAACAACACGACGAATGGGCTGAATCCCGGCGCTACCTCGGCCTCGACGTCCTCAGCAAATCACGCGCCGTCAACGACACCCCGACCGAACAGGAGGCCACCCCCGCGGCACTGACCGCCTGAACCATTAACTCGAAGAATCACACGACAGGCGTCGTACACCACGCCCCTGGACTTGACCCAGGGGCGTCGATCACCCACGCCAACGCGCCCTCGTCGAACACCAGCAGCTTGAAGGTGCCCGCGACCGGCTCACGGTCACCGACCGGGCAGTGTGCGCGGAGACCGCCGTGACGGTCCTTGTTGACGATCAGCGTGGCGCTGCCGCCGTGGCCAGGGGTGAACGGCTGCTTGACCTTCACGCGGATGGACGAGCCGCCGATGGCGCGGCGCTTGGCCGCAGTCCCTCCAGGGCCGACAGCGCGAGAGTCGGCGTTCTTGGCGAGGTGGTCGACGGCCAGCACGGCGGCACCGGCCTTCGCCAACGGCTTCAACACCTTGGTGTGCATCACGGTGAACTCGTCGGCTGAGTTCGTGTTGGCCCCGCACATGGGCAGCAGCTCCCCGATGGAGTCCACGACGGCCACGGCGGGCCTCCAGGTGCGGGAGTCTTCGACCACCTGACGCACCTCGGCGGCGTCCTCGGGTTCGCAGTACCGGAACAGGTTCCGGTTTCGGAGGGCGTCAGGGCGCGCACCGAGGGCGAGCAGACGGTGAATCGTGGATAGTGCGCCGTTGTGGTCCAGGTCGATCATCAGGACCCGTCGACCGGCTGACAGTGCCTCGGTGACGCACACTAAGCAAAGCCATGACTTGCCGCTCTCGGGGTCGCCGAACACCCAATTAACCTGACCGGGGTAGAACAGGGCGTGTCCATCGGTTCGCCGCCCTAGTTGCGGTTCTGGCGGTTCTGGAACCGTGCCATCGAGCAGGGCGGAAATGTCCACGTAGAGCGGTGTTTCGTCCTCGGTTCCCGGTTCTGTAGACCTATGTGCGGAACCGGGAACCGGGGCGCAGTTCCCGCGGTCCTTGGTTCCGCGACCGGTCTCGGAACCGGGAACTGCTGCGGTTCCCGGTTCCCGACCCAGGTCTATAGAACCGGGAACCGGACCGGGCGACTCGCCCGACAGTTGTTCTCCAGCAACGTCGTCGGCGTCCTTCTCCAACAACCCATCAGAGCGGTCGACGGCGCTCATCACGCCACCCCGACGAGAGTGTGCAGCTCGCTCACGAGACGGCGGTCACGGCCACCACGCCGCCACAACCGGCGCTGCACGTCGATGGGCAGCGCCGGGGTCAGCCCGTTGTCGAGCAGGTGCAGCGCCGCTGCCGACCACCCGTCAAGCTGATGCTCGCTCACCGGCTGGAGCTTGTCGTGGCAGTAGCAGGTCCACGGGTCTCTACAGGAGCAGCACTCCAGCGGCTCGCTGCGGTGGGCGGCATCGCGGCGACGCTCCAGCTGCGCCGAAACGGTGTCCTCGGGTCGGCTTATCATTCGTGGGGAGTTCCCTTCGGGTCGGAACTTCCGGAAAGCCACGCGGCCAAACATCTGGGTGGCTTTCCGCTTTCAGTCGGTGCCTGCGTTGGTGACGGTTTCGATCAGCGCGGCCAACATCTGCTCGGGGCGTTCGGACATCTTCACCAAGTGGGCGAGCAGGTTGGTGGCCTCGGCGAGCCTCAGCGACACCTCGCGCGACGACCCGCGCAGGCGGCGCAACATGGCTTCGGTGTCGTTGTCGATGACGTTCGCCTTGACCGCCGCGAGCACCTGGAGGGCGGCGTTTGTCTGTTCGTCACGTTGCACGGGTTTGCCTCCTCCTCGTGTGCGGCGCGCGTCGATGAACGCGGCCAGGTCGTCGCCCGCGATCAGCACGCGGGAACCGACTCGAACGTGGGTGAGGTCGCCATCGGTGACCTTCTGCCAGATGAGCCGTTCGGAGAGTCCAACGTGTTCGGCGGCTTCTCGGATGGAGAACATTCGTGGCGGGGCGGTGGTTTGCGAGTTCATGCCAGCCAGTACAGCACTCGCGCCCGACTGGTTAATCTGGTGAAACCTGTTGTGACTGACAATGTTTGACAATGTTGGCCCACGAGGCCGCCGGGTGCGTTCGCTGCCATCGACGACAGTCGACAAACTCACTGGTCAACGTCGGTACAACCTGGTCAAAGGTGAGGTTTCAGTAAGAGTTTCGCGCGTCAGCCGATGAGAACAGGTGCGCTGTCGTTGATGATCTCGAACTCGATCCTGTCGATCATCCTGTCGTTGATGATCTCGAACTCGATCCTGTTGTCGGAGACCTACGCGCGTGGGAGCAGGTCACCACGGCAAGGTGGGAGAAGGTGGTCTAGAAGTTCCTCGGAGTGTCGACGGCGCGGCGTGTCGCCGCTCGTGGGGAACCCGTTGCCGCGCAGATGATTACCCGCAGTCGAGCGTCACTCGATGACTACGGGCGCGCCGGTGAGCTGCGGATACCGGTGTCTGGAGCGTTGCTAAAGTGCGCTCACTGATTGCCGGTCGAGCCACGAAACCTGTTGGTGGACAGATGCGTAACAAGATTGGCGAGGTAGTCGGGCGCAGTATGTACATTGCCGCACATGACAACCAACGCCGACAAGCAACCTCCAACACGGCTCAGTACAGAACAGGCAGCCGCCTACCTCGGCAAGCCCGTATCCACGCTGCGGTGGTACCGCAGCATGCGCAAAGGTCCGCGCTCATACCGGCTCGGTCGCGCCGTGTTTTACGACCTCGCAGACCTCCAAGCGTGGGAGGTTGCGGAGCGGGCGCGGAGCGAGCGCGGCGGGGTCGACGCATGACG
Protein-coding regions in this window:
- a CDS encoding tyrosine-type recombinase/integrase, whose translation is MTVRVRTSSDGYVIDGPWEGCAAANAFLVHLAGRGFSAATVRAYAFDVLNLARFLLDRDLAVAAVTPVEVFEWIDWQDVRRDHRRSPARRNGGSAAASTVNRRVSAVRAFFEYLVMTGTRSENPVPSPRRGQGLRPVARGLLGHLGPGRPRAGGRLVRQPRLLPESLDANAVERFVASLRTHRDRAMVWAMLFGGLRSAEVRSLRLADIDFGRRRVRVLGKGSKERVVPVDAAFFTELSAYLRLERPPGLTTEECFVVLRGPSAGAPVTEAGLRSLFRRHRDLSGATRVRPHRLRHTYGTELASAGIDLMALRELMGHVSPETTAGYVHLSVEQLAAEYGAARASLAGTRR
- a CDS encoding tyrosine-type recombinase/integrase, with protein sequence MTTQTLASMDLLADPDAVLDDYLEHVASLGLSSRSVRGRTRGASTFLTEHPDLRDWMTRPAVERLADLRNNGAWPLLCHVIGRGELRLDLELAAVKNLTGLGRAVEDRDPGGFAAVRTAGLALGWTPQWIETVLGECLAVLLAWHGGLVDDVDNGTVDKFDTALAATQSIPASSRRAYRNRIAGLRQMLFQARIVDTPPRRRRWARSYTQRFADVAMTDLIRETLLRYVTVRASVLRPKSVESLINDLLPFADYLTTTHPELTSFGDLDRSHIEGFLVWNRARTWRGQRAAAGAGRTISKAVIQSTVLSVRNLLDDITEWGWEQAPPRRLVFAVDIPKLDQPLPQALPPDIDAAVMNAVAQLEDTFARVGLTVLRGAGLRIGELLDLELGSVVDYGPAGTWLKVPLGKLATERMVPLSANTIAALDQWTSRRGVCRPLPHPRTGAPTDFLFVAHGRRLGQTRLRNGLLAAIESCGLRGTGGAPLVVTPHQLRHTWATELANAGMSLQALMALLGHVTPQMTLRYATLASPTLRDAYDQAMGKMRRQFTLTPVGKPIVPDAVSWLGSEMLKTRVAHGYCARHHSAGACPYANICETCDNFVTGPEFRGALEAQRTDIQTLEADARARGWLDEAARHHRVAEALTDHLHRLDR
- a CDS encoding AAA family ATPase; amino-acid sequence: MSAVDRSDGLLEKDADDVAGEQLSGESPGPVPGSIDLGREPGTAAVPGSETGRGTKDRGNCAPVPGSAHRSTEPGTEDETPLYVDISALLDGTVPEPPEPQLGRRTDGHALFYPGQVNWVFGDPESGKSWLCLVCVTEALSAGRRVLMIDLDHNGALSTIHRLLALGARPDALRNRNLFRYCEPEDAAEVRQVVEDSRTWRPAVAVVDSIGELLPMCGANTNSADEFTVMHTKVLKPLAKAGAAVLAVDHLAKNADSRAVGPGGTAAKRRAIGGSSIRVKVKQPFTPGHGGSATLIVNKDRHGGLRAHCPVGDREPVAGTFKLLVFDEGALAWVIDAPGSSPGAWCTTPVV
- a CDS encoding helix-turn-helix domain-containing protein; this encodes MNSQTTAPPRMFSIREAAEHVGLSERLIWQKVTDGDLTHVRVGSRVLIAGDDLAAFIDARRTRGGGKPVQRDEQTNAALQVLAAVKANVIDNDTEAMLRRLRGSSREVSLRLAEATNLLAHLVKMSERPEQMLAALIETVTNAGTD
- a CDS encoding AlpA family transcriptional regulator, with amino-acid sequence MTTNADKQPPTRLSTEQAAAYLGKPVSTLRWYRSMRKGPRSYRLGRAVFYDLADLQAWEVAERARSERGGVDA